The Cryptococcus deuterogattii R265 chromosome 3, complete sequence genome has a segment encoding these proteins:
- a CDS encoding nucleolar protein 53 produces the protein MAPRASTRTHAKPYDRPSANSKSKGKGKAPAHDLGAPATHSQSSRKGKKAWRKNIDITHEEEALEKAREDERVTGGPMATKSSNELFTVDVVGDAQVGAKAKRQHKPLRSLAILSERSAIPSLTSRVSKTAPQKKKPLLSSAEKERLKRIARKTQAFSDGTGLASADIKTRGPVENDVWEEEQEFEVEGGFGEETIVKKKVKVPVTIARQRAAYLGSVDKAVETPEGGVSYNPSAESHAKLIDEAYKEELAAVEREKEEAALIEKFGSVVEARRHIERSEFAEGMLVGDGESDDEESSGDQDLPEKKASKRKTTAQRNRQARQRAIEEAARQEKEKRKLANSVSSLAAFKREVERKQKEQAEKERIAKLAKKEKERRGKQEGEKVGKYRVQKKRVEVQLGEDLAESLRQVKPEGNLFKDRFLALQKRALVEPRIPQLPKRKALKIKEFEKHAWKRFF, from the exons ATGGCCCCCAGAGCGTCAACTAGGACCCACGCTAAACCTTATGACCGGCCTTCAGCTAATTCCAAGTCAaaaggcaagggaaagGCGCCAGCGCACGACCTGGGAGCTCCTGCAACCCACTCACAGTCGTCGAGAAAGGGTAAGAAGGcatggaggaagaacatTGACATAACGcacgaagaggaggcgttggagaaggctagggaagatgaaagggTTACTGG TGGACCGATGGCTACTAAGTCCAGTAACGAACTGTTCACGGTCGATGTTGTCGGTGATGCTCAAGTCGGCGCGAAAGCGAAACGTCAACATAAGCCACTCAGATCCCTTGCTATCCTATCCGAACGCTCTGCTATTCCCTCGCTCACCTCTCGAGTATCTAAAACTGCTCctcaaaagaaaaaacctctcctctcctcggCCGAGAAGGAGCGTCTCAAGCGCATCGCTCGTAAGACTCAAGCTTTCTCCGACGGCACTGGTTTAGCAAGTGCCGATATTAAGACCAGGGGGCCTGTGGAAAATGATGtgtgggaagaagagcaggagtTTGAAGTCGAGGGTGGCTTTGGAGAGGAGACCATtgtaaagaagaaggtcaaggtgcCCGTGACTATCGCCCGTCAGCGAGCCGCCTATCTCGGTTCTGTAGACAAGGCGGTCGAGACTCCTGAGGGTGGCGTTTCTTATAACCCTTCTGCCGAGTCTCACGCTAAACTCATTGACGAAGCCTACAAGGAAGAACTTGCCGCTGTTGAGCgtgaaaaggaggaagctgCTCTTATTGAGAAATTTGGTTCTGTCGTCGAAGCGCGCAGACATATTGAGCGATCAGAATTTGCCGAAGGCATGTTGGTCGGCGATGGCGAAtccgatgacgaggagtCCAGTGGAGATCAGGATTTgccagagaagaaagcttCAAAGCGCAAGACTACTGCCCAGCGCAACCGTCAAGCACGACAACGTGCAATTGAAGAAGCGGCTCGacaagaaaaggagaagcgTAAACTAGCCAATTCTGTTTCCTCCCTTGCAGCGTTTAAGAGGGAAGTTgagaggaagcagaaggaacaagccgagaaggagaggataGCGAAGcttgccaagaaggaaaaggagagaaggggcaagcaggaaggagagaaggtagGAAAGTATAGAgttcaaaagaagagggttgaAGTGCAGCTGGGCGAGGATTTGGCAGAAAGTCTGCGACAGGTTAAACCGGAAGGCAACTTGTTTAAAGATCGATTCCTGGCTTTGCAGAAGCGAGCACTTGTTGAGCCTCGTATTCCTCAGTT GCCCAAGAGGAAGGCtctcaagatcaaggaatTCGAAAAACACGCTTGGAAGCGCTTCTTCTAG
- a CDS encoding mitochondrial carrier protein, producing MSSRPIVRFGQTSLSRGIATSAPTFAPKKAAATTAKAKQGFARKKKDASSGSGGGSNNIALRYSMSANPPDLSDLPRLNPDKFRKDNVGKPTIFSQDVQDKLKSFGLPSKIDKEYASAGGPASVVREATLDLVKRVEGAKTGSSKLARYILTGERGSGKSVLLVQSVAYAIESGWIVLYSPRASKWVNSTSQYIYDPETKTYAQWESAQNILSVLLETNKDKLSAIELSESVDLTKGKSVKAGESVAILAQLGVKDDRSAVKVLEAVVDALEKQTKFPVLWAIDEAQTLFNTSTYRAADYTPIEPYHLSTPRLALDFIAGRRSFSRGAVVTSLSLSDPSNLPSPALRSALSLSSSTPLTPYTPINPYHLAHAESLTPINVPYGMNSEEAAGLFELFAKKGWAPNGSDELFMESFVASQGNPREMGKGLGKTFMPLTA from the exons ATGAGCTCAAGGCCCATCGTGCGCTTCGGTCAGACTTCCCTCTCGAGGGGAATTGCAACCTCGGCGCCCACTTTCGCCCCTAAGAAAG CTGCCGCTACCACAGCTAAAGCCAAGCAGGGTTTCGctcgaaagaagaaggacgcTTCTAGTGGAAGTGGCGGAGGAAGC AACAACATCGCTTTGAGATACTCTATGTCTGCGAACCCACCAGACCTTTCTGATCTTCCTAGGCTCAACCCT GATAAGTTCCGAAAAGACAACGTTGGCAAGCctaccatcttctcccaggACGTCCAAGACAAGCTCAAGTCTTTCGGCTTGCCCTCAAAGATTGACAAGGAATATGCTTCTGCTGGTGGACCTGCTAGTGTTGTGAGAGAGGCTACTTTGGACCTTGTGAAGCGCGTGGAGGGTGCAAAGACTGGAAGTAGCAAGCTTGCAAGATACATTCTTA CTGGTGAGCGAGGAAGTGGTAAAAGTGTTCTCTTGGTGCAGAGCGTCGCCTATGCTATCGAGTCCGGATGGATTGTCCTGTATTCTCCCCGAG CCTCAAAATGGGTAAATTCAACCTCCCAATACATCTACGACCCTGAAACCAAGACCTACGCTCAATGGGAATCTGCACAAAACATTCtttctgttcttcttgagaCCAATAAGGACAAGCTCAGCGCTATTGAACTTTCAGAAAGTGTGGACCTCACGAAGGGCAAGAGCGTGAAGGCTGGAGAGAGCGTGGCCATTTTGGCTCAGCTGGGTGTGAAAGACGATAGGTCAGCCGTCAAGGTTTTGGAAGCTGTTGTTGATGCACTGGAAAAACAGACCAA ATTCCCCGTTTTGTGGGCTATTGATGAGGCTCAAACTCTCTTCAACACCTCCACGTACCGTGCCGCTGACTACACTCCCATCGAACCTTACCATCTCTCTACTCCTCGTCTTGCGCTTGACTTTATCGCTGGTAGACGATCCTTC TCTCGAGGCGCAGTTGTCACCTCCTTATCCCTATCCGATCCCTCtaaccttccttcccccgCACTTCGATCCgccctttctctctcttcatctaccCCTCTTACTCCTTATACCCCCATCAACCCCTACCACCTTGCTCACGCCGAGAGTCTCACTCCCATCAACGTTCCTTACGGTATGAACTCTGAAGAAGCGGCGGGTCTTTTCGAGCTTTTCGCCAAGAAGGGTTGGGCTCCTAATGGATCAGATGAGTTGTTCATGGAGAGTTTTGTGGCCAGTCAAGGGAACCCTAGGGAGATGGGCAAGGGTTTGGGGAAGACCTTTATGCCGCTTACAGCTTAA